The following proteins come from a genomic window of Iamia sp. SCSIO 61187:
- a CDS encoding VOC family protein: MSTDPTDLGATTFVRPDAAPKVVRFDHMVLRVADPERSVAWYRDRLGLEVERLEEYRRGEVPFPSVRIDEGTVLDLDARKEHTGHNVDHFCLEVEELDLDALIASGRFDVVGPPVRRWGARGEADLVYVRDPDGHVIELRHYGPAKGYGYHSPS; the protein is encoded by the coding sequence ATGAGCACCGACCCGACCGACCTCGGCGCCACCACCTTCGTGCGGCCCGACGCCGCCCCGAAGGTCGTCCGCTTCGACCACATGGTGCTGCGGGTCGCCGACCCCGAGCGCTCGGTGGCGTGGTACCGCGACCGGCTGGGCCTCGAGGTGGAGCGCCTGGAGGAGTACCGACGGGGAGAGGTGCCGTTCCCCTCGGTGCGGATCGACGAGGGCACGGTGCTCGACCTCGACGCCCGCAAGGAGCACACCGGGCACAACGTCGACCACTTCTGCCTCGAGGTGGAGGAGCTCGACCTCGACGCCCTCATCGCCTCGGGGCGCTTCGACGTCGTGGGCCCGCCCGTCCGGCGCTGGGGCGCCCGGGGCGAGGCCGACCTCGTCTACGTCCGCGACCCCGACGGCCACGTGATCGAGCTCCGGCACTACGGGCCGGCGAAGGGCTACGGCTACCACTCGCCGTCGTGA
- a CDS encoding gamma-glutamyltransferase, with translation MTSAPPTTIPPPARPVPFVRSTGTGVVGAQVPDAVAVGAALLARGGNAYDAALAAAFIETVVMPPKCGLAGDLVALVVAPDGRARSLVAIGPTPAGLAAATGPTGPPLTGPLAVGVPGAPAGYAALAARATRPLAELVAPAAALARRGVLVGPVLARLVAASAPLLRQHQPDGCAYLPDDRPPAEGDRILLPGLADALDDLARRGAELFGGPLGDELLATVGPAGGVIDRVDLTAGARSAHWHPAPWTTVGAGAVCTTPAPTYGPLLLDALEAVAAGSDVLGAVTAAVSRRDRLATDDGTSVVAAADADGTAVVVVHSNSFPEFGAGLVLPTSGLVLGNRPGRGFRGPAAGAGSRPPTTLHAWARRTDDGHLAVGATSGGEDQVVWNTQLLGPVLDLEGAAATEAIRTGLGAPRWASAVDGAVRAEPGAPVEGVPVRPIGEVRSAHVVVGRDDRGWWAAADRRQTTAVAAPARRADP, from the coding sequence GTGACCTCGGCCCCACCCACGACGATCCCACCCCCGGCCCGACCGGTGCCGTTCGTGCGGTCGACGGGCACCGGCGTCGTCGGCGCCCAGGTCCCCGACGCCGTCGCCGTCGGGGCCGCCCTCCTCGCCCGGGGTGGGAACGCCTACGACGCCGCCCTGGCGGCCGCGTTCATCGAGACGGTGGTGATGCCGCCGAAGTGCGGGCTGGCGGGAGACCTGGTCGCCCTGGTCGTCGCGCCCGACGGTCGGGCCCGGTCCCTCGTGGCGATCGGGCCCACCCCGGCCGGGCTCGCCGCCGCCACCGGACCGACCGGACCACCGCTCACCGGACCGCTCGCCGTCGGTGTCCCCGGGGCACCCGCGGGGTACGCCGCCCTGGCGGCCCGGGCCACGCGGCCCCTCGCCGAGCTGGTCGCGCCCGCCGCCGCCCTGGCCCGGCGCGGGGTGCTCGTGGGCCCGGTGCTGGCCCGGCTGGTCGCGGCCAGCGCTCCGCTCCTGCGCCAGCACCAGCCCGACGGGTGCGCCTACCTGCCCGACGACCGACCTCCGGCGGAGGGTGACCGCATCTTGCTGCCCGGTCTGGCCGATGCCCTGGACGACCTGGCCCGCCGAGGGGCAGAGCTGTTCGGCGGGCCCCTGGGCGACGAGCTGCTCGCGACCGTGGGGCCCGCCGGGGGCGTCATCGACCGGGTCGACCTCACCGCCGGCGCCCGGTCGGCGCACTGGCACCCCGCGCCCTGGACCACCGTCGGCGCCGGCGCCGTGTGCACGACCCCCGCCCCGACCTACGGCCCCCTCCTCCTCGACGCCCTGGAGGCGGTGGCCGCCGGATCCGACGTCCTCGGCGCCGTCACCGCGGCGGTGTCCCGCCGCGACCGGCTCGCAACCGACGACGGGACCTCGGTCGTGGCCGCAGCCGACGCGGACGGCACCGCCGTGGTCGTCGTCCACTCCAACTCGTTCCCCGAGTTCGGCGCCGGGCTCGTCCTGCCGACGTCCGGCCTGGTGCTGGGCAACCGGCCGGGTCGGGGGTTCCGGGGTCCCGCCGCCGGTGCGGGCAGCCGGCCCCCCACCACCCTCCACGCCTGGGCCCGGCGCACCGACGACGGTCACCTCGCCGTCGGTGCCACCTCGGGCGGGGAGGACCAGGTCGTGTGGAACACGCAGCTGCTCGGACCCGTCCTGGACCTCGAGGGTGCGGCCGCGACCGAGGCCATCCGGACGGGGTTGGGCGCCCCACGGTGGGCGTCGGCCGTGGACGGTGCGGTGCGCGCCGAGCCCGGCGCGCCCGTCGAGGGCGTCCCCGTCCGGCCGATCGGCGAGGTCCGCTCCGCCCACGTGGTGGTGGGTCGCGACGACCGCGGCTGGTGGGCGGCGGCCGATCGACGCCAGACGACGGCGGTCGCCGCCCCCGCTCGCAGGGCGGACCCGTGA